One part of the Anaerolineales bacterium genome encodes these proteins:
- a CDS encoding AAA family ATPase, with protein MHAVTDSGSSTAPEPAHILARLIHHGLAAQLPEALPPEWQAAYNAVRSLTASTYAQRQRAFLDSIAERPDAAHMELEVQQAADDLAYDYIGQLRVYSAWEALETPPPAQPALVQGVIARPSLNLLVGAPGAKKTWLALHLAVSVATGQPWLGRSTQPAPVLIVDEEGGLQRTWSRLALVMRGFNAPRTAPLHFIPPAFHNFAEDNVVVPLVQRAHSLNAGLIVIDCLNNIMPGTDENNVLSVQPVLANLRRLSLQADVAVLVIHHTNKQGVFRGSSALSSGVDHMLLAQSPPQDSCIQLSTIKARDVEPLSLTAQTHFSPDTFTLSLADRQTAPARLSRSARSLLLTLAELGEAATPQLISQPGASRARTLVYELASAGYITRTNPGGHGTPALYALTPLGHEAVNHA; from the coding sequence ATGCACGCTGTCACCGACTCCGGCTCCAGCACCGCGCCAGAGCCTGCTCACATCCTCGCCCGCCTCATCCACCACGGCCTCGCCGCCCAGTTGCCTGAAGCCTTGCCGCCGGAATGGCAGGCCGCCTACAACGCCGTTCGCAGCCTCACCGCCAGCACCTACGCCCAGCGCCAGCGGGCCTTCCTTGATTCCATCGCCGAGCGGCCTGACGCCGCCCACATGGAGCTTGAGGTCCAACAGGCTGCCGACGATCTCGCCTACGACTACATCGGCCAGCTGCGCGTCTATTCCGCCTGGGAAGCTCTTGAAACTCCGCCTCCAGCACAGCCAGCCCTTGTCCAAGGCGTCATCGCCCGTCCTAGCCTCAACCTGCTTGTCGGCGCGCCCGGCGCCAAAAAGACCTGGCTCGCCCTCCATCTCGCCGTCAGCGTCGCCACTGGCCAGCCCTGGCTCGGCCGCTCCACGCAACCTGCTCCAGTCTTAATTGTCGATGAAGAGGGCGGCTTGCAGCGCACCTGGTCTCGCCTCGCCCTTGTCATGCGCGGCTTCAACGCGCCCCGCACAGCCCCGCTCCATTTCATCCCGCCTGCCTTCCACAACTTTGCTGAAGACAACGTCGTCGTCCCCCTCGTCCAGCGCGCTCACTCCCTCAACGCCGGCCTCATCGTCATCGATTGCCTCAACAACATCATGCCCGGCACAGATGAGAACAATGTCCTCTCCGTCCAGCCCGTTCTTGCCAACCTGCGCCGCCTCAGCCTTCAGGCGGATGTCGCTGTGCTGGTCATTCACCACACCAATAAGCAAGGCGTCTTCCGCGGCTCCTCCGCCCTTTCCTCTGGCGTAGATCACATGCTCCTGGCCCAATCCCCGCCGCAAGACTCTTGCATTCAACTCTCCACCATCAAAGCCCGCGATGTCGAGCCGCTCTCCCTCACCGCCCAGACCCACTTCTCGCCAGACACATTTACTCTATCCCTCGCCGATCGCCAAACCGCGCCGGCCAGGCTCAGCCGCTCCGCCCGCAGCCTCCTCCTCACCCTCGCCGAACTTGGCGAAGCCGCCACTCCACAACTCATTTCCCAGCCCGGCGCTTCCCGCGCCCGCACCCTTGTGTACGAGCTTGCCTCAGCCGGCTACATCACTCGCACCAATCCCGGCGGCCACGGCACGCCCGCCCTTTACGCCCTCACCCCGCTCGGCCACGAGGCTGTCAACCATGCCTAA
- a CDS encoding M3 family oligoendopeptidase, whose product MTEYTLSRWSLKDLFPGADSSEMKAAIKKLESNVAAFEKQREKLTDKISDADFKAIVTQMEQNTRLAARIDQFAGLWFSEDTQNQEAQAFQARVDQLMAELSNKTLFFSIWWKALSDDLAAKLQASAGPEFDYWLRQIRNFKPYTLTEAEEKIINLKDVTGAKAMQALYSAITDRYVFKVDVDGEIKELTRGELMKLAYSPNPDHRRNAYQELYRVYGEDAPILGQMYQTVTRDWKSENLDLRKFESAISVRNLGNDISDEVVDTLLGVSEENTRIFQRFFKMKAKVLGMDKLRRYDIYAPVAKSTKEYSYDKAVALTLESFGSFDPQLADISRRIFDAGHVDSEVRKGKRGGAFCSSADPALLPYVLINYTGAARDVSTLAHEFGHAVHAVLADKHNAFNFHSSLPLAETASTFGEMLLIDRLLEEETDPAVRRDILFGQVDDAYATIMRQVGFALFERQAHEMVSQGASVDELSAAYMANLNNQFGDSMDIADEFKYEWVSIPHIFYYPFYVYAYSFGQLLVFSLYQQYKAEGDSFKPRYIQLLSAGGSDSPENILKNAGVDIKDPAFWQGGYDVVANMVNELEKLS is encoded by the coding sequence ATGACCGAATACACCCTCAGCCGCTGGTCCCTCAAAGACCTCTTCCCCGGGGCCGACAGCTCCGAGATGAAAGCCGCCATCAAAAAGCTCGAGAGCAATGTCGCCGCTTTTGAAAAGCAGCGCGAAAAGCTCACCGACAAAATCAGTGACGCCGACTTCAAAGCCATCGTCACCCAGATGGAGCAAAACACCCGCCTCGCCGCTCGTATCGATCAGTTCGCCGGTCTCTGGTTCAGCGAAGACACCCAGAACCAGGAAGCCCAGGCCTTTCAGGCCCGCGTCGACCAGCTCATGGCCGAGCTCAGCAACAAGACCCTCTTCTTCAGCATCTGGTGGAAGGCGCTCTCTGATGACCTCGCCGCCAAGCTGCAAGCCTCCGCCGGGCCGGAGTTCGACTATTGGCTGCGCCAGATCCGCAACTTCAAGCCCTACACGCTCACCGAGGCCGAAGAGAAGATCATCAACCTCAAAGACGTCACCGGCGCCAAGGCCATGCAGGCCCTCTACTCCGCCATCACCGACCGCTACGTCTTCAAAGTAGATGTCGACGGCGAGATCAAAGAGCTCACTCGCGGCGAGCTGATGAAGCTGGCCTACAGCCCCAATCCAGACCATCGCCGCAACGCCTACCAGGAGCTCTACCGCGTCTATGGCGAGGATGCCCCCATCCTCGGCCAGATGTACCAGACCGTCACGCGTGACTGGAAGTCCGAGAACCTCGACCTGCGCAAGTTCGAGAGCGCCATCTCCGTTCGCAACCTCGGCAACGACATCTCAGACGAGGTCGTCGACACCTTGCTCGGCGTCTCGGAGGAGAACACCCGCATCTTCCAGCGCTTCTTCAAAATGAAGGCCAAAGTCCTCGGCATGGACAAGCTGCGCCGTTACGATATCTATGCCCCCGTCGCCAAGTCCACCAAAGAATATTCCTACGATAAGGCCGTCGCCCTCACCCTCGAATCCTTCGGCAGCTTTGACCCTCAACTGGCCGATATTTCCCGCCGCATCTTCGATGCTGGCCACGTGGATAGTGAAGTCCGCAAGGGCAAGCGCGGCGGCGCCTTCTGCTCTTCCGCTGATCCGGCCCTGCTGCCGTATGTGTTGATCAACTACACCGGCGCCGCCCGCGATGTGTCCACCCTGGCCCACGAATTCGGCCACGCTGTGCACGCCGTCCTGGCCGATAAGCACAACGCCTTCAACTTCCACTCCTCGCTGCCGCTCGCTGAGACCGCATCCACCTTCGGTGAGATGCTGCTCATCGACCGCCTGCTCGAAGAAGAAACCGACCCCGCCGTCCGCCGAGACATCCTCTTCGGCCAGGTGGATGATGCCTACGCCACCATCATGCGCCAGGTCGGCTTTGCCCTCTTTGAGCGCCAGGCCCACGAGATGGTCAGCCAGGGCGCCAGCGTAGACGAGCTCTCCGCCGCCTACATGGCGAATCTAAACAATCAGTTTGGCGACTCGATGGACATCGCCGATGAGTTCAAGTACGAATGGGTCTCCATCCCGCATATCTTCTACTATCCGTTCTACGTCTACGCCTACTCCTTCGGCCAGCTGCTCGTCTTCTCGCTCTACCAGCAGTACAAAGCCGAGGGCGACTCGTTCAAACCGCGCTACATCCAGCTCCTCTCTGCAGGCGGCTCCGACTCCCCGGAGAACATCCTCAAGAACGCCGGCGTAGACATCAAAGACCCGGCCTTCTGGCAGGGCGGCTATGATGTCGTCGCCAATATGGTGAATGAGCTCGAGAAGCTGAGCTAA
- a CDS encoding site-specific DNA-methyltransferase: MPRATSLPLNSVLHGDCLAELAKLPANSIDLVFADPPYNLQLGGELRRPNNTKVRGVQEAWDRFDDFAAYDDFTRAWLAACRRVLKPSGTLWVIGSYHNIHRVGNILQDLDYWLLNSIVWVKANPTPNFRGTRFTNAHETLLWAQKEQGAPYTFNYHAMKSLNEDKQMRSDWLLPIASGGERLRADGESAHPTQKPESLLYRVLLSSTNPGDVVLDPFFGSGTTGAVAKRLHRNWIGIEQDPAYVRLARRRIGQIEPVAYEAELFEAHEPRREPRIPFGNLLEAGLLEAGQRLYLGEKGRESARILADGSLRYNGRRASIHQAAKEALAAPANGWQHWHYIDPDTGRRRPIDDLRQLLREGIKDK; this comes from the coding sequence ATGCCCCGCGCCACATCCCTGCCCCTCAACTCCGTCCTCCACGGCGACTGCCTGGCCGAGCTGGCCAAACTCCCCGCCAACTCCATCGACCTCGTCTTTGCCGATCCCCCCTACAACCTCCAGCTCGGCGGCGAGCTGCGCCGCCCCAACAACACCAAGGTCCGCGGCGTCCAGGAAGCCTGGGACCGTTTTGATGATTTCGCCGCCTATGATGACTTCACTCGTGCCTGGCTCGCCGCCTGCCGCCGCGTCCTCAAGCCCAGCGGCACCCTCTGGGTCATCGGCAGCTATCACAACATCCATCGCGTCGGCAACATCCTGCAAGATCTTGACTACTGGCTGCTCAACTCCATCGTCTGGGTCAAAGCCAACCCCACGCCCAATTTCCGCGGCACCCGTTTCACCAACGCTCACGAAACCCTGCTCTGGGCCCAAAAAGAGCAGGGCGCGCCGTACACTTTCAACTATCACGCCATGAAGTCGCTCAACGAAGACAAGCAGATGCGCAGCGATTGGCTGCTCCCCATCGCCTCCGGGGGCGAGCGTCTGCGCGCCGATGGCGAGAGCGCCCACCCAACGCAAAAGCCGGAATCATTGCTCTACCGCGTCCTGCTCTCCAGTACCAACCCCGGCGATGTAGTTCTTGACCCCTTCTTCGGTTCCGGCACCACCGGCGCCGTTGCCAAGCGCCTGCACCGCAACTGGATCGGCATCGAGCAAGACCCCGCCTACGTCCGTCTAGCCCGCCGCCGCATCGGCCAGATCGAGCCCGTCGCCTACGAAGCCGAGCTCTTCGAGGCGCATGAGCCCCGTCGCGAGCCGCGCATTCCCTTCGGCAACCTGCTCGAAGCCGGCCTGCTCGAAGCCGGCCAGCGCCTCTACCTCGGCGAAAAGGGCCGCGAGAGCGCCCGCATCCTCGCCGATGGCTCGCTCAGATACAACGGCCGCCGCGCCTCTATTCACCAGGCCGCCAAAGAGGCCCTCGCCGCACCCGCCAACGGCTGGCAGCATTGGCACTACATCGACCCAGACACCGGCCGCCGCCGCCCCATCGACGACCTGCGCCAATTGCTGCGTGAAGGAATCAAAGATAAATAA